A region from the Aegilops tauschii subsp. strangulata cultivar AL8/78 chromosome 5, Aet v6.0, whole genome shotgun sequence genome encodes:
- the LOC109781738 gene encoding uncharacterized protein isoform X4 has protein sequence MGMGLEDLASYVESMLTEMAREKVGLLLGVSSEIQSMENKLRFLKDYFADADRRVIADESVRDWVAQLKQIMYGATDIIDLCQHEAMERGPSATRVVRRFTPLLFCIRNPSVAHDIGSRIKALNQRLDAIMERSAAFNFLSRRDMDHGGEVHTSHPYNFKTSGELDRSDVVGEKIEEATEALVAEIIKTRNEVNNDIAVVAIVGVCGIGKTTLAQKVFNDEAIQGEFDKKIWLSINKHFNKADLLRTAITQAGGDSCPTNDEMDMLVDILADALAGKKVLLVMDDVWYPTAWECVLKKPFFNAAARGSRVLITTRREDVARRMRAQHPCHRVDKLGPEDAWSLMKKQIMGNNTHETELDELKDIGLQIIANCGGLPLAIKVMGGVLSVRHVQRPDWMRVLNDFIPSCELPEVINHSVYLSYEDLAPCLKQCFLHYSLLPTNAVFYENDIVGMWISEGFIHGNSHDYWRDSEDLGSEYYRELILRNLIEPDARYTSQLVCNMNDVVRSFAQSICRDEALVAHNGDMYGYLSSRKFYQLSLESKELESDMLVWSLVQEQTSLRTLVSIGQIKLKPGDSLMAFPSPRTLHIESTNAAVLVESLCQLKHLRYLSVAHTDVSSLPENINTMKFLQHINLQGCESFEKLPDSIIKLEQLRYLNLNDTGINVIPRGFCILTNLSKLYGFPAYMDGNWCSLEELWPLSRLKEIELKGLDNVAAGLFAESASLYQMRLSYLKLECSTRVGGGGLVIEGRSVFQDEENQRIEAVFDELHPPQRLSTLVIQGYFGLQLPVWMRTEDRLECLVVLTMEDLACCTQLPCCLSQLPYLEVLKIQRAPAISCVGPEFLGVSEHHDQTAIMFPRLHELVFSGMVKWEEWVWEKQLNAMPALEELLVDNCKLRSFPPGLAFRARALRRLVVTAAQNLNSLDSFASVVELDVYFSPTLTSIANLHQLQKLTIIFCPKLEKLIGVPAIRRLVLEDYDMETLPRYLQDVGNLSLLQLDCSLELLTSIAMGQPGPEWKKYSHVKHVEAYAHDGDNQREWYVLYTKDPYKFETNINQRSSKLAAVGKGEDKLIGKEAEQLLGIDSSSDSAVSEDNSELVGIENPCQSIIKLLTHGDEEELKMVSICGTGGLGKTTVAHAVYRKIANEFKYNFFVDMPRNLDIKVIIGTICAEVGCPRPKFEECGVQQLVDRLKIFFEGKRYLIVFDGLWTTSVWDQILPALKDNRHGSRIIITTRNVSIAEHVGGLYRLPLLSCDDSNMLFFRRTLFGSKDDCPSQFRELSEKMLSRCGQLPLAITVITDLLPKDRVLEEWQKVCDSIERGNGMENIRRVLKHSYDDLPPDLQRCLLCLSIFPEGYEIGRDSLVQRWMAEDLIRGKHGQNLQELGESYFSELVNSNMIQPIEFDGSGRDLVYRVPVTTLDLIVDLSIRENFVTILPSLQRTDLPSEVQRLSLRGSNNKHELKAIKNIDQVSSLSLFNGAGLMQPLSKFQGLQVLHLQKCDSVKNEGDSVKNERDSVKNEGVSVKNEGDSVKNEDLNGLESLDKLRYLVLGSSHITEIPKMIGKLRHLQILDLTATRVKELPSSIGKLTKLRRLLINRSTEVPDKIIGKLEALEELVGIDISKSPNILQEIGTMPELRVLSIALWSWDEHHTTLLSQIICKLAMKKLRHLSICSCCLLDLKPDLKPDLQPVLQLEKLEIQGSIFEKLPTWINGLTHLRSLSIEIYSLENNALEVLGELELLFLSLVAKRTSGEKLVIMTNKFCTLETFLLFSRATAIEFEQGAMEKLQRLKLTLQASLTKTDHLGLDTLSSLEHVQVEIICISATDGDVKVAEAAIRSMIGNNPRKPRLEMKRIVEGYMEEDKKKESECEIEVEDEDQEALRMTKPEEQTVTAKKKKSRRARKKNKRHY, from the exons ATGGGGATGGGCCTGGAGGATCTTGCATCCTACGTGGAAAGTATGCTCACGGAGATGGCACGGGAAAAGGTGGGGTTGCTGCTCGGTGTCTCGAGTGAGATCCAGAGCATGGAGAACAAGCTCAGGTTCCTCAAGGACTACTTCGCGGATGCCGACCGGCGGGTCATCGCAGATGAATCAGTTCGGGACTGGGTTGCACAACTCAAGCAGATCATGTATGGGGCAACCGACATCATTGACCTCTGCCAGCACGAGGCCATGGAAAGAGGTCCATCAGCAACTCGTGTCGTGCGGCGTTTTACTCCTTTGCTCTTCTGCATAAGGAATCCTTCGGTTGCCCACGACATTGGCAGCCGCATCAAGGCGTTGAACCAGAGGCTTGATGCAATCATGGAGCGTAGCGCTGCGTTCAACTTCCTAAGTCGTCGTGATATGGACCATGGAGGCGAGGTGCACACATCTCATCCATACAACTTCAAGACTTCAGGAGAGCTTGACCGGTCGGATGTGGTTGGGGAGAAGATCGAAGAAGCCACAGAGGCATTAGTGGCCGAAATCATAAAAACAAGAAACGAGGTCAACAACGACATCGCGGTGGTCGCCATCGTAGGAGTCTGTGGGATTGGCAAGACCACCCTTGCACAGAAGGTCTTCAACGACGAGGCCATCCAAGGCGAGTTCGACAAGAAGATATGGCTGAGCATCAACAAGCACTTCAATAAGGCTGACCTTCTGAGGACAGCAATCACTCAAGCCGGAGGTGACTCATGTCCCACAAATGATGAAATGGACATGCTCGTTGATATCCTTGCAGATGCCTTGGCAGGGAAGAAGGTCCTGCTGGTGATGGATGATGTTTGGTACCCCACAGCATGGGAGTGTGTGCTCAAAAAACCATTTTTCAATGCTGCCGCGCGAGGTAGTCGAGTGCTCATCACCACTAGAAGGGAAGATGTTGCCCGTCGTATGCGAGCCCAGCATCCGTGCCACCGTGTCGATAAATTAGGTCCGGAAGATGCGTGGTCACTGATGAAGAAACAG ATAATGGGCAATAACACACATGAGACAGAgcttgatgagctaaaggataTTGGATTGCAGATTATAGCAAATTGTGGTGGTTTGCCACTTGCTATTAAAGTGATGGGAGGAGTGTTGAGTGTGAGACATGTGCAACGGCCTGACTGGATGAGGGTTCTGAATGATTTTATTCCAAGTTGTGAACTGCCCGAGGTGATAAACCACTCAGTGTACTTAAGCTATGAAGATCTAGCTCCTTGTTTGAAGCAGTGCTTCCTGCACTACTCACTTCTCCCTACAAACGCAGTGTTCTATGAGAATGACATTGTTGGCATGTGGATcagcgaaggttttattcatggaAACTCACATGATTATTGGAGAGATTCAGAAGATTTAGGAAGTGAGTACTACAGGGAGCTTATACTGAGGAACCTTATAGAGCCGGATGCAAGGTACACTAGTCAACTGGTTTGCAACATGAATGACGTTGTTCGCTCATTTGCTCAATCCATTTGTAGGGATGAGGCACTAGTGGCTCACAATGGAGATATGTATGGTTATCTTAGTTCAAGAAAGTTCTATCAGTTGTCTCTAGAAAGCAAAGAATTGGAGTCAGATATGTTAGTCTGGAGTCTTGTACAAGAACAGACATCATTGCGAACGCTAGTATCAATTGGCCAGATAAAGCTTAAACCTGGTGATTCTTTGATGGCCTTTCCAAGTCCACGGACCCTACACATAGAATCCACAAATGCTGCTGTATTGGTTGAATCTTTGTGTCAACTTAAGCACCTGAGGTATTTGTCTGTAGCACACACTGATGTATCTAGTCTTCCAGAAAACATCAACACGATGAAATTCTTGCAGCATATTAACCTCCAGGGTTGTGAAAGTTTTGAGAAACTTCCTGATAGCATTATAAAGCTAGAGCAGCTGAGGTATCTAAACCTTAATGACACAGGTATAAATGTTATACCTCGGGGTTTTTGTATTCTAACAAATTTGAGTAAACTATATGGGTTTCCAGCCTACATGGATGGCAACTGGTGTAGTCTGGAAGAGTTGTGGCCTCTTTCCCGGTTAAAAGAAATTGAATTGAAGGGTTTGGACAATGTAGCTGCTGGTTTGTTTGCTGAAAGCGCCAGCCTTTATCAGATGCGTCTTAGCTACTTGAAGTTAGAGTGCAGCACCAGAGTGGGAGGTGGTGGGTTGGTTATAGAAGGAAGAAGTGTATTCCAGGATGAAGAAAACCAACGAATCGAGGCGGTGTTTGATGAGCTCCACCCACCACAGCGCCTAAGTACTCTTGTCATCCAAGGATACTTTGGTCTGCAGCTCCCAGTTTGGATGAGAACAGAGGACCGTCTTGAGTGCTTGGTTGTTCTGACGATGGAAGATTTGGCTTGCTGCACCCAGCTTCCATGTTGCTTGAGTCAGCTTCCCTATTTGGAGGTCCTTAAGATTCAACGAGCCCCAGCCATCAGCTGTGTGGGGCCTGAATTCTTAGGAGTCTCCGAACATCATGACCAGACGGCGATTATGTTTCCTCGTTTGCATGAACTGGTCTTCTCTGGAATGGTGAAGTGGGAGGAGTGGGTGTGGGAAAAACAGTTAAATGCCATGCCCGCCCTGGAGGAGCTTCTGGTCGATAACTGCAAACTGAGGAGCTTTCCTCCTGGCCTTGCCTTCCGTGCAAGGGCTTTGAGACGATTGGTCGTTACTGCGGCTCAAAACCTGAACTCTCTTGATAGTTTTGCTTCTGTTGTTGAGCTTGACGTGTATTTCAGTCCAACGCTGACAAGTATAGCTAATCTCCATCAACTGCAAAAGCTTACAATCATTTTCTGCCCGAAGCTCGAGAAATTGATTGGTGTTCCTGCAATCCGAAGACTAGTGCTGGAGGATTATGACATGGAAACACTCCCGAGATACCTTCAAGATGTAGGGAACCTGAGCCTTTTGCAGCTAGACTGCAGCCTAGAGCTTCTCACGTCCATAGCCATGGGGCAACCTGGACCAGAGTGGAAAAAGTACAGCCATGTCAAGCATGTCGAGGCATATGCGCATGATGGAGACAATCAAAGGGAATGGTATGTGTTATACACAAAAGATCCCTACAAATTCGAGACAAACATCAACCAACGCTCTTCCAAACTGGCAG CTGTTGGCAAAGGTGAAGACAAGCTTATTGGCAAAGAGGCAGAACAACTTCTTGGCATAGACAGCTCGAGTGACTCAGCAG TCAGCGAAGATAACAGCGAACTTGTTGGAATTGAAAATCCATGTCAATCTATAATCAAATTGCTGACGCATGGTGATGAGGAAGAACTAAAAATGGTCTCCATTTGTGGAACTGGAGGTTTGGGTAAAACGACAGTTGCCCATGCAGTTTATAGGAAGATTGCAAATGAATTTAAATATAATTTTTTTGTTGACATGCCCCGTAATCTTGACATAAAAGTGATCATTGGAACCATATGTGCTGAAGTTGGTTGTCCTCGCCCCAAGTTTGAAGAATGTGGTGTTCAGCAACTAGTCGACCGACTCAAAATATTCTTTGAAGGGAAAAG GTACTTGATCGTTTTTGATGGCTTGTGGACCACATCAGTATGGGATCAAATTCTGCCTGCACTGAAAGATAATAGACATGGAAGTAGAATAATAATTACAACCCGGAATGTCAGTATTGCTGAACATGTTGGTGGCCTTTATCGTCTGCCACTTCTTTCTTGCGACGACTCGAACATGTTATTCTTCCGAAGAACATTATTTGGCAGTAAAGATgattgtccttctcaatttagaGAATTGTCTGAGAAAATGTTGAGTAGATGTGGACAGTTACCATTAGCCATCACTGTCATAACTGATTTGCTGCCTAAAGATAGGGTGTTGGAGGAATGGCAAAAGGTGTGTGATTCTATTGAAAGGGGTAACGGTATGGAGAATATCAGAAGAGTTCTAAAACACAGTTATGATGATCTACCTCCAGATCTCCAGAGATGCTTGTTGTGTCTAAGTATTTTCCCAGAGGGCTATGAGATTGGAAGAGATAGTTTGGTGCAGAGATGGATGGCTGAAGATTTAATACGTGGGAAGCATGGACAGAACTTACAGGAACTGGGTGAGAGTTATTTTTCTGAACTCGTAAATTCTAACATGATCCAACCAATAGAATTTGACGGTTCTGGAAGGGATCTGGTTTACCGTGTACCTGTAACAACTCTTGATCTTATTGTCGATTTGTCTATTCGCGAGAACTTTGTTACTATATTACCTAGCCTACAACGAACAGATCTCCCAAGTGAGGTACAACGATTATCTCTCCGAGGCAGCAATAATAAGCATGAGTTAAAAGCAATCAAGAACATTGACCAAGTGAGTTCACTCTCCCTCTTTAATGGTGCTGGTTTGATGCAGCCACTTTCAAAATTTCAAGGGCTGCAAGTGTTACATTTACAGAAATGTGATTCTGTGAAGAATGAAGGTGATTCTGTGAAGAATGAACGAGATTCTGTGAAGAATGAAGGTGTTTCTGTGAAGAATGAAGGAGATTCTGTGAAGAATGAAGATCTTAACGGTCTTGAGAGTTTGGACAAGCTGAGGTATCTTGTTCTAGGCAGCAGTCATATTACCGAGATCCCCAAAATGATCGGGAAACTACGCCATCTGCAGATACTGGATTTGACGGCAACTCGTGTAAAAGAGCTGCCATCAAGCATTGGTAAGCTTACAAAATTGCGGCGTCTGCTTATTAACAGATCCACAGAAGTACCAGATAAGATCATTGGGAAACTAGAAGCTCTAGAAGAACTGGTGGGCATTGATATCTCCAAGTCTCCAAATATTCTGCAAGAGATTGGTACCATGCCAGAACTGAGGGTGCTCAGCATTGCCTTGTGGTCGTGGGATGAGCATCATACCACACTTCTCTCCCAGATTATCTGCAAACTGGCTATGAAGAAACTCAGACATCTCTCTATCTGCTCTTGCTGTTTACTAGATTTGAAGCCAGATTTGAAGCCAGATCTGCAGCCGGTTCTCCAACTGGAAAAGCTTGAGATACAGGGCAGCATATTCGAGAAATTACCAACGTGGATTAACGGACTCACCCATCTCCGCTCCTTGTCCATCGAGATCTACTCCTTGGAAAATAATGCCCTTGAAGTACTTGGGGAATTAGAGCTTCTTTTCCTATCCCTTGTTGCAAAGAGGACCTCAGGAGAAAAGTTGGTGATTATGACAAATAAATTCTGTACCCTGGAAACTTTCCTTCTGTTCAGCCGTGCCACAGCAATCGAGTTTGAACAAGGAGCTATGGAGAAACTTCAAAGGCTTAAGTTAACGCTGCAGGCGTCACTGACAAAGACGGATCATCTTGGCCTGGATACTCTCTCTTCACTTGAGCACGTCCAAGTTGAAATTATCTGCATCAGTGCCACGGATGGGGATGTGAAGGTTGCTGAGGCTGCAATCCGGAGCATGATTGGAAATAACCCCCGTAAACCTAGACTTGAAATGAAAAGAATCGTGGAGGGATATATGGAAGAAGATAAAAAGAAAGAGTCAGAATGTGAAATCGAGGTAGAAGATGAAGATCAAGAAGCACTCCGTATGACAAAGCCGGAAGAACAGACCGTTAcagcaaagaagaagaagagcaggagggcaaggaagaagaacaagagGCATTACTA G